A genomic region of Ammospiza nelsoni isolate bAmmNel1 chromosome 3, bAmmNel1.pri, whole genome shotgun sequence contains the following coding sequences:
- the POU3F2 gene encoding POU domain, class 3, transcription factor 2 encodes MATAASNHYSLLASGSPMVHAEPPGGMQPGGGYRDAGALVQADYALQSNGHPLSHAHQWIAALSHGGPGGGGGGGGGGGGGGGGEAPWSAGALGQPDIKPAVVQAGGRGDELPPPPQHPPPGRAPHLVHHGGGGGGHHAAAAAAAAAAAWRAGGAAHLPPGMAAANGAQAGLLYSQPPGFTVNGMLGAGQPGLHHHGLRDAHEEPPPGPPHHGPEHPPPPHGPHPGAAGPAPSAAAAAPPGPPPHHDPHSDEDTPTSDDLEQFAKQFKQRRIKLGFTQADVGLALGTLYGNVFSQTTICRFEALQLSFKNMCKLKPLLNKWLEEADSSSGSPTSIDKIAAQGRKRKKRTSIEVSVKGALESHFLKCPKPSAQEITSLADSLQLEKEVVRVWFCNRRQKEKRMTPPGGTLPGAEDVYGASRDTPPHHGVQTPVQ; translated from the coding sequence ATGGCGACCGCAGCCTCCAACCACTACAGCCTGCTCGCCTCCGGCTCCCCCATGGTGCACGCCGAGCCGCCCGGCGGCATGCAGCCCGGCGGCGGCTACCGCGACGCCGGCGCCCTGGTGCAGGCGGACTACGCGCTGCAGAGCAACGGGCACCCGCTGAGCCACGCTCACCAGTGGATCGCGGCGCTGTCCCACGGCGGCcccggcggtggcggcggcggcggcggcggcgggggcggcggcggcggcggcgaggcGCCCTGGTCGGCGGGCGCGCTGGGCCAGCCCGACATCAAGCCGGCGGTGGTGCAGGCGGGCGGGCGCGGCGACgagctgccgccgccgccgcagcaCCCGCCGCCGGGGCGGGCGCCGCACCTGGTGCAccacggcggcggcggcggagggcaccacgcggcggcggcggcggcggcggcggcagcggcgtggcgggcgggcggcgcggcgcaCCTGCCGCCCGGCATGGCCGCGGCCAACGGCGCGCAGGCGGGGCTGCTCTACTCGCAGCCGCCCGGCTTCACCGTCAACGGGATGCTGGGCGCCGGGCAGCCGGGGCTGCACCACCACGGCCTGCGCGACGCCCACGAGGagccgccgccggggccgccgcaCCACGGCCCCGAGCACCCGCCGCCGCCCCACGGCCCCCACCCcggggcggccgggccggcaccgtccgccgccgccgccgcgccccccGGGCCGCCGCCGCACCACGACCCGCACTCCGACGAGGACACGCCGACCTCGGACGACCTGGAGCAGTTCGCCAAGCAGTTCAAGCAGCGGCGCATCAAACTGGGATTTACCCAAGCGGACGTGGGGCTGGCGCTGGGCACCCTCTACGGCAACGTCTTCTCGCAGACCACCATCTGCCGCTTCGAGgccctgcagctcagcttcAAGAACATGTGCAAGCTGAAGCCTTTGTTGAACAAGTGGTTGGAGGAGGCGGACTCCTCCTCGGGCAGCCCCACCAGCATAGACAAGATCGCGGCGCAGGGCCGCAAGCGGAAAAAGCGCACCTCCATCGAGGTGAGCGTCAAGGGCGCGCTGGAGAGCCACTTCCTCAAGTGCCCCAAGCCCTCCGCCCAGGAGATCACCTCGCTCGCGGACAGCCtacagctggagaaggaggtggTGAGAGTGTGGTTTTGTAACaggagacaaaaagagaagCGCATGACTCCCCCGGGAGGGACGCTGCCGGGCGCCGAGGACGTGTACGGGGCCAGCAGGGACACGCCGCCGCACCACGGGGTGCAGACCCCCGTGCAGTGA